Sequence from the Candidatus Saccharimonadia bacterium genome:
AGTTTCCGTCACGTCGTGGGCATTATATCCTAAGACGATATCCATCTCATCATAGTTGAGATGCACACCAAATGGGATAGGGCAATCCATTACATTCTTGGATCGCATATTGAATTGGAGTTTCTTTAGGCTGGTGGACTTGGCGCGATTATTGAAATGGTGGATCGTGAACAGATCAACTTGCGGCACGGCCGGTTGCCAGATGATGTTGCTAAAGCGATCGTTGCTCGCAAATATTTCCTGGTTCTTGGCGTACATGCCGGCCGCATCGATGTCGGGATGTTCCATGAAATGTTGCACCATCGGCCAGTCATAGGCGAGATTATTGAAGCCTATCATCTGGTCCGCTGCGGCGATGCGGCGCCACAAAGCGGCGTTGTCGCGCCGCCGATCGGAGATCTCGTAAAAGACACCGGGCTCTCCCACCGGCTTGATGCACATGGACCAGAAATTAGGGAAAGCCTCGGTGTCATAGACTTGGGGCATTATCTCTGAAATCTTGCAGGGTTTTTGAGGATGATTGGCGGTTCGGTCCAGCGGCACAGCCTTACCGTGCCACCTTCGCCGCCTATGCATTTGGCGAAGTTCCAACCATTGCGGCCGTAGCGGCTGGCGATCCAGTTGCCGCCGGCCGGCGGCTTGCGCAGATATTCGGCGTAAACCTCACGGCAAAGCGCTTTGTCCTCGGCCGTGAGCCACCAGATACCGAAAGCGCCGTGCAGCAACCTACTCCACATGGAGCGACACCGGCGGGATTGCGCCGTAGAGCGTCAGGACCACGACGCCGCCGGCATTGAGGACCGCCAGCTCGTCAGCGTCGGGCGTCCACGCGCTCTGTATGGTGTCGCCTTCCTTGCGCACGGCGAGCGAGCAGCATTCGCCGTGGGTGGCTGCGTCCCAGTCTGTCGGCGCGGTCAACAGGCAGTTGGCGCCGGTGATGATGGCGGGTGTCATTTGGGATCCTCCCTATCCTTCCATTTGACCTTGGGCAAGGTGACCGGAATGCGTTGCTTGCGCAGGCCGTCCGCAATGTCTTCGTTCTGCGGCTCACCTTGATCCTTGCGTTTCTTGTCTTCGTCGCTAATTTTGCGTGGGCCGCGCGACATTATCGCCCCTCCTGCTTAGATACTCGGCAATCTTCCTGCCGTGTTTGCTGTTGATATTTGCCCAACGCTGGGCACGCCGTTTACGATCGCCGAACAGATGCTTTAGACGACGATCGCGGAACTCACGTGCGCGGCGAGATGACATCGGTCTACCTGTCCCACTCGCCGCTGCATTCTGGGCAACCGCAGCGGTACGGCGCATTGATTGCAGCGATATCAGCGTCTCGGCGAACCTTGTATGCTCGAAAGCTTCCATGTCCGTCACACATGGAACAGGGTAAGTCTCTGACATCTCCGTTTCCATAGTTGATCATCTCCCTTGCGTTGCCGTGACATGCCGGGCATGGCGCTAATGCGACGCGAATGCTTGAAAGCATGCGTTTGATGGTTTTGAGCATAGTCATCCCCTAGAGGTGGGCGAGCACCCGAGGGTGCCCGCCGTATAGGTGTCAGAACCCCTTGACGCCGTTCGCCCAGTTTTCGAAGTGCGCCCAGATGGCAAGGCGGTTGGCTTCGATGGCCATCAACGCGGGATCGCACGGATGATGCTTAAACGTCGTTTCGATGAACTTCTGATGCTCACCGGTGACAAGCTGCTTCTGGCAAAGGTCAACCCACTTGGCCTTGTATTCCTCGACGGTGGGCACATATGGCGCGGCCGGCGAGGGGCTCGCCGATGGCACGGACCATGTGCCGTCTGTCGGCGCCGTGGCCACGGGCGTGGCGCTAGGTGTCGGTGCGGCAGTATTCGCCGTAGTGGCAACCGTCGACGGTGCAAGCGGGGCTGCACCGGACGGGGGCTTTGGGGCAAGGTATGGTGCCTCGAATGCATCGGCCAGCGCCTTGTTGTGATTGCGGCGGCGGCCCCATGTGCCATCGTCCTTGAGCTTGCCCGAATGGTAATCACCATGGAACGGCACGCCGCGACCATCCACCTTGCCCGCTGCGGCGGCTTGATCGGCCGCTTCGCCGTTGGCGTCGAGACCAGCACCAGCAACATATTGCTGCATCGTGACGCGTTCCGATGCACCTTGCTGTAGGACGGTCGCACCATCTAACTCATGGGTGACGAAAGCCATTGCCTCGGCATAGGCTTCCACCATGTGGTGGGCTTGCTGCGGCGTGGTGAGTATGAATTCAAGCTTAATCATGTTGGTTCCATTTGGCCATGAGGATGCGTTCCCACTCCTTGGCCTTGTGAGTGGGTAAGCGGTTGAGGGAAGTGCGGCCGGTATCAGGGGCTACCGGCCGCGAGGCTCACGACGTGGCGGGGTTGCCGTGAGCGAAGCCATGAACAGGTGGGCTACCAGGGTATGCAGTCGGTGAGGCCGGTTGCGCTTGCGTATAGTGGGCACCGGCCGGAACCGCAGGCGCTGACTGCGGAGCGTTCGCCTGTGCAGCCGGGCCGCTGGCAGGGCCGCCGGGCTGCGGCGTAGGGCCGCTAGAAGGGTATGTCGTCGCATTCGGCACATTCCCATGTGCCTGGCCCGATGAGGGCTGATGTTGTCCAGGTGCCGCATGACCAGCATGGGCCGCCGGGTTCTGAGGGTTTCCGCCTCCCTGTCCCCCGTTAGGTGCGTTTCCAGGCGTCGGCGCCGCGCCTTGCCCTCCATTCCCCGTAGCCGGGTACTGAGGGTTTACCTGTGGCTGTTGCCAACCTCCCGGTGCCTGGCCTTGCGTTGCAGCCGGTGCTTGATATCCGACGTTAGGCGCGTGAGAGGGGGCCTGCCCTGGATATGTTCCAGCCATTGAGCCTTGAGAAGGGCCAGAGCCGCCGGGTTGAAACGATCCGCCTTGCTGCGGCTGTGCCCCTGGTGGGAGCTGCGTCGGCGCGGCGCCCATGGCCTTGTCAGCCTGCGGCCCTGGGAAAATCTCATCTCCGTAGCCTTGGAATAGCCAGCGGACGAAAACCGGATTGGTGTAGAGGCCGGCGGTGTGATCGAGCTTGCCGTTACCGGCGAGGTTGGCGAGCACATCGCACCAAAAGCCTGTGCGCAAGATGGCCGCATTGATGGGCTGATTGTTCGCGTCCACCACTTTGATGTCCCAAGTGGTTTTGAACTTGAATATCCAGCAACCGGCTTGGCCAGCGCGCTCGCGCCGATCGGGTGCGTCACCATCCGCAATTTTCCAGGCGAACTGGTTGCCGAAATTGATTTGCTGGATCCGGCCGAGGATATGCCGATGGGGTGCGTAGCTGGATTGTGCCTCGGCGAGGTAGGCGCCGAACACGCCGGGAAGCTGCGGATCATTCTTGGCCACGGCCACGGCGAAGTAGAATTCAGGCTTGGCCTTGACCTGGCCGTTCATCCCGATGGTGGATGATTTGTAGACATTACCCTCGACTATGCGGCCGGGGGGAAGTTGAATTTGCGTTGCCATACTGGCGGATCCTATTGGGTTACAGAGGAACTAAAGTCATAGCCCATCCATGGGCCTTAGCCAAGGTTCTCCGTTATGATGGGGCGTTTCTTATGCGCACCGTTGCGGACATGCTCGACGGCCTGGGCAACGCTCATCTCCGTAGGCATGATGCCATCGGGGCTTGAGCGTTTCTCATGCTCAATGAACTTTGTCATATCGCGGAGCAGGTTATGAGGCTTCGTGTTGGCTTGATCGCTAAGACCAAGACGAACTTCCATGTCGCGGATGGTATCGGCCGACTTGAGGACGTTTTGATAGAGGTGGAGGGCTGCGCGTACCTCACGCGGCTCGGTCGCGGCCGGCTGCGGCACATCAACGTGATGTGTCATCAGATCGGCGATGGAATTGGCGACAATGCGGATTTCCTCGGCCGCCTGGGCGAACTCGTGGATGCTATCGGTAGCGAACCCAGCCATGCGGTGGGTAAGCTCTTCAAGCCGTGCCTGTAGCATCTGACGGATATAATTGCGGGTGGTGTCATGCATCATGGAAATGAGCCTTTAGCCAAGCTTCAAACCGCTCCCGCGCTTGGGGATGAGATCGGCGCCAGGCGTTACCGATCGCGGATTTAATGGGCCAGCCCAATTTGAGCATGAGCCGCAATTCAATGATGAAACGCATTAACCTCATGGTTTGCAGCACTCCTTTGCCTTGCGCATGTCGCGCTTTAGCTTAGCCGCCAACCCAAGATCGTCGCATGCCTCGGCGGCTTTGGCTTGGCGACGGATGCGTATGAGCGTGTGCTTGTCCATGGTTTCCTCCATAACCACTCATAGGACAGGAAGGGGACATAGTCAAGGCTTGTCTGTTATGTCGTCCAGATGATTTTTGCCGACTTGGGTTAGGACCAGCTTGCCCGATGCGTTGCGCTTGACGTATCCGACAGAGCGCGCCCAGTCATATTGCGCCGCGAAGTTACTGCCGGTGATGGGGCCGCCGAGACCCTTGCCGGCGGCAATGAGCTGCAAGAATTCAAGGCGCCGAGCTGTTATGAGCGTCGGCCGCTTTACTATCCCTCCGGTGGGTGGCAACGCCATTTTCCATCTCCGTCGTGATGTTGCGCCATGCCGCGCCGGCTGCAATCGCTTATGTTGTCATTGTCATGGCCGCCGCAGCTGTGAAGCAGGCCGGTCGCCAGCGCGATGGCAACGGCCAGACTAATGGCCGTGAACGATAGCGGACAACTCGATAATGTCGGCGGCTGCTTGCCCGATGTGGTGAGCGGTTGCAGTCGTGGCGCCGGCCGTGCTTGCGGCGAGAGCGTCCACCAGGTTGTCGGCGATGTAATCGAGAGCGATCTCGCGGGCGGTGTTGTCGGTGTCATCCATCTTGCGTCCTGTAGGCGAGCGCCGAGGCGCCCGCATTTGTCGGTATTAGCCAGGTGTTGTGGGAGCGGGCTTGAACAGCGGCGGGCCGCTGCGGTGCATGCCGGCCGGCGGGTCGCCTGCGCAACCTGCCATGAGCAGAGCGGCGAGGCCGAGAAGTCCGTAAATAAGCTTTGTCATCTTGCATCCTAAATGGTTATGGGCTAGTTATGGGCTGCTTGTGACATAGGGGGTAGCATGACACTTCGCGACTATCAAGTTAATTTAAAGCAGGCTGTGCGTAATCAGTGGGACGACGAGACGGTGCGCAATGTGCTGGCCGTCCTGCCCTGCGGCGGAGGCAAGACAACCACCATGGCACATCTCGCGGCCGAGCTTGACGAACCGGGCCTGGTGCAAGCCCACCGTCAGGAACTCGTCGGCCAGATCTCCATAGCATTTGCCCGGGTGGGCATGCATCACCGGATCATCGCGCCCGATGCGGTGATTAGGGAAGTGTCGGCACAGCACATTGACGAGCTGGGCAGGAACTATGTGCGGCCGGATGCCAGCTACGCAATAGCCGGCGTGGACACGCTCATACGGCGCGCGGATTCTTTCTTTGACCGGGTCAAGCATTGGCAGACGGACGAAGCGCACCACCTATTGCAGGCCAACAAATGGGGCCGAGCGGTGGGCATGCTCGGCGCGGCGCGCGGTATCGGCTGGACGGCGACACCGTGCCGAGGCGATCGCCGCTCGCTGCGGCGCGGTGACGGCGGCTGCTTTGATAGCCTGGTGCAAGGGCCGAGCATGCGCGAGCTGATCCAGCGGGGGTACCTCAAGGAGTTCCGCATCTACGGATGCCCGCAAGCGATCGATGTGAGCGGCGTGCGCGTCGGGAGCGGTGGCGACTTCAACCGCGAGGAACTCGCCGAGGCGGCGCATAAGAGCGCCATCACCGGCGACATTGTCGAGCACGCCATGAAGCTGGCGCCCGGTAAGAAGGGCGTGACGTTTGCCGTGGATGTGCAGATGGCCGAGGAACATGCCCAGGCGTTCCGCGACGCCGGTGTGAGGGCTGCGGTGATCAGCGACAGGACCAGCGCGGCCGAGCGGCTGCGCATCATCCGCGCTTATCGCGGTGACGGGCTTGATGAGGTGTGCAACGTCGATGTGCTGGGCGAGGGCTTCGACCTGCCTGGGATCGTGCGCGCGTCGTTTGCCCGCCCCACGGCGAGCTATGGCCTCTATGTGCAGCAATTCGGCCGCGCGCTGCGGCCGATGCAAGGCGAGCCTGTTGGCATCATCTGCGATCATGTCGGCAACGTCGCGCGGCACAAGGGGCCGCCGGACAAGCCGCGCGCGTGGTCGCTCGACGGACTGCCGCCGCGCGAGGCCGGCGAGGTGCCCACGCGGTTCTGTGCCAACCCTGAGTGCATGCTCATGTGGGAGGGTTTCGGTGCTACATGCCCGCATTGCGGCTGGCGGCCTGTGCGCGGCAGTGTCCCGCGAGATCGGCCGGAAGTGCTGGAGGGCGACTTGACGCTGTACGATGACAGCATGCTGGCGGCCCTGCGCGGTCAGGTGGAGCGGATTTCAGGCGCACCGGAAATCCCATGGGGTGCTGGCGAGATGGTAGCGCGCAAGATCGAGAAGGCATGGGCCGTGCGCGCCGAGGCGCAAAGCGAGTTGAGCACGGCCATTGACCAATGGGCTGGACACTGGCATGCCAAGGGTGAGACATTGGACGCAGTTTACCGGCGGTTCTGGGCAACCTTTGGCCTCGACACACTGTCGGCGCTTGCCCAGTCGGGACCAAAGCAACGCGAGATGATAGAGCGAGTTAGGGGGAGTGTGTGACGAGATATATTGACGATACCGAGTGCGAAAAGCACATGACCGATAAAGAGCGCAAGCTTTATACTGAGAATTGCCGTGATATATCGAATGCTGATCTCGTAATGTATCATGCTCGCAAAGACAATAGGCGCATAAGACACAATGTACGGCGAAGAATGAGGGCGAAGTGACAGAGATAATAGACGATGAGTTGCGGGCGCTGGCCGAACAATACTTAGACACGGCAAATTCCAGCGTCGAGGCGCGCAAGGAATTCATTGAAATGCTTGCTTGGTTTGCGATGGCATCAAGCCTTGTAATAATTTTGGCCGAGGATGGCGTACTTTTGCCGCCGGAAACGCGCGAGACTGCTCGGAAAGTGGCAAAGCGATTAGCGCGAGGCTTCCCAGCTTGATCGAGACCGATGTCAACAGCCTGATCCGCATTGAGGGGGCCAAGCGGGGCGTGATCCTGTGGCGCAACAATAGCGGGGCGTTTGAGGACAAAACCGGCCGATGGATCCGCTATGGGTTGGCGAACGACAGCGCGCGCACCAGCGAACTGGTCAAATCCAGCGATCTCATCGGCATAGGCATGGGCTGGTGGTGGGGATTTCCGGCCATCATGGGGTTCATGATGGCGATCGAGGCCAAGCGATCGGGCTGGACATTTACAGGCCAAGGGCGCGAGACTGCCCAGGCCAATTACCTGACACTCGTGCGCCGCTACGGTGGGTGCGCATGCTTTGCAACATCATGGGAAGACGTGGATGGCGAGATTACCCGATACCTTCAGGCGAGAGCAAATTTTGCAGGCGGGCCTGGAATTTGTGCGACGACATGGCTTCCCCGCGATAACATGCGAGGCCGTGGCCGTAGAGGCGGATTGCAGCTACAAGACGGTGGCGCGGCGCTGGTCCAACCGTGAGTTGCTTGCCCAGGCCATCGTCGCCTATGCACGACAGGTGGGCGACGAAGCGATGGTCCGAGCAGGTGAGCGTGTGACGGCATAGAAAAACCCCGGTCGCGGATGAGGCGCCGGGGTTTATTGCGAGCAACAGAGAGATAAACTGATGACTATGCCTGCCATGCCCCCACACAATAGTCAATTCCTTCCCACGGCGCAATATCTCATATCCATTGGCCTGTGCCCTGTATTGCTGATGGGCAAAAAGCCTGTATTTACAACATACACCGATTACCTCGCCGGGCCGCCGGGCAAAGACGAGATGGCGTTGCCCGTCGAGCGCCGGCCGCTGCGATATAGCGGCGTGCTGCTCGCGGCCTGGGATGCCGAGTATCCAGGGGCCAATGTCGGCATGCTCACGCGTGACAGGCCGTGCATCGATGTGGACGACGTGCGGGTGTGGGATGCCATCCGCGACATCGTACCTGTGACGCCGCACATTAAGCGCGGCGCGCGGGGCTTCACCTTGGTCTACAGCGTCCATCCTACGGATCCGGTATTGCGGACGCGCACGTTCATCGATCGTTTCAGCAAGACGATGCTGGTGGAGGTGCTCGCCGAGGGCCGCCAAACAGTGTTACCGCCGAGCATCCATCCCGATGGAATGCAATATGAATGGGTGGGTATGCCCGAATGGGGCTTTATGTGCCCAACGCCGCTCGACGCCCGCTTGCCGCCGGCGTTGTCGCAAGCCGTGGTCAATGCCATCGAGAGCAAGCTCGCCGATCTCGGATTGACAAAGCATCGGGTGGAGCGCGGCAAAGGGCTGGCGACGCGCTTACCGGACGGCGAGCGGCGCCGATACGAGATGTATGTGCTGCCCAAGTTGCGGGAGAAGGTTGCGGCCGTCCGTGAGGCTCCTGCGGGCTCCAGGCAGGATGCATTGAACGGCGCGGTGTATGCGCTCGCCCCGTGGGTACGCGAGGCGTTCATTACCGAGGCATGGTTAGAAGGCGAGATGCGCTCGGCCTGCGAGGTGAATGGCTATATCCGCGACGATGGGGACAAAGCTTTTGTGCGCCAACTCGACAAGGCGCTTGACGATGGATGGAACGTCGAGCTTCCCGACCTCGACGCCGGGAGGGCCGCCCAGCTGATGGGCACAGCCCCTTTGGCTTCTGGTGCCCCTGCGGTTGCGGCTGGGTATGCTGCGCCGGTTGAGTTTTGGACCTATGACGGCACATTGCCGCCGGAGGAACCCGAACTCATCCGCCGCCTGTTGCCGGCCGCACCGGGCTCGCTGGCCTTCGTGGCTGGTAAATCCGGCATGGGTAAGAGCTTCTATGTTGCGGCCATGGCTGTTGCTCTCGGCATCGGCGTGGGCACAACGTTCTTCGGGCATCCGGTGCGCGAGCGCGTGGGCACCATCATTATTGCGGCCGAGGGCGCGGGCGGCATGCGAGCACGGCTCTTTGCCGCCGCACAGGCCATGGGCGCCACGAACAGCTTACCCATTGTCGTCGTGCCAAGCTGCGGCAATTTGTCGATCGAGGCGGACAGGGCCGCTATGCAGGGCGCCTTGATGCGCGCAGCCGAGCACCTGCGCTTGGTCTACGGCGTGAGGGTCGGCGCCGTCGTGCTCGACACCATGCTTGCAGCCTTCGGAATGGAAGATGAGGGCGCCAGCGCCGAGGCTCAGAAGGTTTGCGGCTACATGCGTGACATGGCTGTCACGGTGGATGCGATCATGGTCGCGGTGCATCATGTCGGCAAAGACGACACGCAAGGCATGCGCGGGAGTAGCGCATTTTACGCTGCGGCTGATTATGTCGTCATCTGCGGCGGCGTCCACGATCACGTCACG
This genomic interval carries:
- a CDS encoding AAA family ATPase, with amino-acid sequence MPAMPPHNSQFLPTAQYLISIGLCPVLLMGKKPVFTTYTDYLAGPPGKDEMALPVERRPLRYSGVLLAAWDAEYPGANVGMLTRDRPCIDVDDVRVWDAIRDIVPVTPHIKRGARGFTLVYSVHPTDPVLRTRTFIDRFSKTMLVEVLAEGRQTVLPPSIHPDGMQYEWVGMPEWGFMCPTPLDARLPPALSQAVVNAIESKLADLGLTKHRVERGKGLATRLPDGERRRYEMYVLPKLREKVAAVREAPAGSRQDALNGAVYALAPWVREAFITEAWLEGEMRSACEVNGYIRDDGDKAFVRQLDKALDDGWNVELPDLDAGRAAQLMGTAPLASGAPAVAAGYAAPVEFWTYDGTLPPEEPELIRRLLPAAPGSLAFVAGKSGMGKSFYVAAMAVALGIGVGTTFFGHPVRERVGTIIIAAEGAGGMRARLFAAAQAMGATNSLPIVVVPSCGNLSIEADRAAMQGALMRAAEHLRLVYGVRVGAVVLDTMLAAFGMEDEGASAEAQKVCGYMRDMAVTVDAIMVAVHHVGKDDTQGMRGSSAFYAAADYVVICGGVHDHVTGKTENRFLAIDKSRNDTTGPISNVVLEIIGLGINQYGDVRTTCFYRMGEGEVDPMAHRRKPDKSEFFDKAYDICIARNAGKPSDGLPALELRMQFDLIYPSENLATKRKAWERLKDKMLSSKRYRFYQDIWFRETIGVTSA
- a CDS encoding DEAD/DEAH box helicase, which gives rise to MTLRDYQVNLKQAVRNQWDDETVRNVLAVLPCGGGKTTTMAHLAAELDEPGLVQAHRQELVGQISIAFARVGMHHRIIAPDAVIREVSAQHIDELGRNYVRPDASYAIAGVDTLIRRADSFFDRVKHWQTDEAHHLLQANKWGRAVGMLGAARGIGWTATPCRGDRRSLRRGDGGCFDSLVQGPSMRELIQRGYLKEFRIYGCPQAIDVSGVRVGSGGDFNREELAEAAHKSAITGDIVEHAMKLAPGKKGVTFAVDVQMAEEHAQAFRDAGVRAAVISDRTSAAERLRIIRAYRGDGLDEVCNVDVLGEGFDLPGIVRASFARPTASYGLYVQQFGRALRPMQGEPVGIICDHVGNVARHKGPPDKPRAWSLDGLPPREAGEVPTRFCANPECMLMWEGFGATCPHCGWRPVRGSVPRDRPEVLEGDLTLYDDSMLAALRGQVERISGAPEIPWGAGEMVARKIEKAWAVRAEAQSELSTAIDQWAGHWHAKGETLDAVYRRFWATFGLDTLSALAQSGPKQREMIERVRGSV